The following coding sequences lie in one Aspergillus luchuensis IFO 4308 DNA, chromosome 8, nearly complete sequence genomic window:
- a CDS encoding phosphatidylinositol-3-phosphate-binding ubiquitin-protein ligase (COG:O;~EggNog:ENOG410PN5M;~InterPro:IPR001841,IPR017455,IPR011011,IPR000306, IPR013083;~PFAM:PF13639,PF01363;~go_function: GO:0046872 - metal ion binding [Evidence IEA]) — MSSLSSPASSRSASSTTTTAAAAAAAFAAPPPSSGLRPHASSEHLRTSEAGPALDRRTERRRSTLSGSDRKRRIVSLEADAWSRRAVPEPLTETGPSSSSRAAAMDSRPIPRFSSFETQTPTQTQTQTPQDPPPSSYANPIDLTSPPPQSRPQGISSSTDNYRRGSWSRTGTGAYVEYTRPQWQPDAEVTKCPICGTTFSFWYRKHHCRKCGRVVCASCSPHRITIPRQFIVRDPNRSHASSSLIPPRAAPVIDLEGDDAATSPTALNPALGGGEEVRLCNPCVPDPNPDPPRGFATVRSRGGAESRSGIGQGAYPTSFSQSGHRSYHSVSSPANQNPHSGGLQQPGTFPSRPGRRTVGSSDYTTFGGLGGAFAPRLQERPRPIDYGSLSSSRFHPISMGSSASSRPLPYPGAGSASSLPVSSTARSSSLGVAPWRRPHVEERDLCPICDQELPPLGNNGDETSREAHIRDCIESHGRQGRMSPQNGSPAASSPVPVRLVVFKATEKDCVGQDGGLQECTICMEEYEVGQSLVRLECLCKFHKRCIIEWFERKKECPVHKVS, encoded by the exons ATGTCGTCCCTGTCGAGTCCGGCGTCTTCCCGATCtgcttcatccaccaccaccaccgcagcagccgcagccgccgcTTTCGCCGCCCCACCGCCTTCTTCTGGTCTCAGGCCTCATGCGAGCTCGGAGCATTTACGGACAAGTGAGGCCGGTCCTGCACTAGATAGACGTACTGAAAGACGACGATCCACTCTCAGCGGGTCGGATCGTAAGCGACGGATAGTCAGTCTGGAGGCGGATGCGTGGTCGAGGCGTGCAGTTCCCGAGCCGTTGACGGAAACCGGGCCGAGCAGTAGCagtcgagcagcagcaatggatAGCAGGCCTATTCCCCGTTTTTCCTCGTTCGAGACGCAGACGCCAACGCAGACGCAGACGCAGACGCCCCaggatcctcctccttcgtcATATGCCAATCCCATCGATCTAACATCACCCCCACCGCAGTCCCGGCCGCAGGGTATATCTAGCTCGACTGATAACTACCGTCGAGGATCGTGGTCACGGACGGGTACTGGTGCTTACGTGGAGTATACACGGCCGCAATGGCAGCCTGATGCGGAGGTGACGAAATGTCCCATTTGCGGGACAACGTTCAGCTTTTGGTACAGGAAGCATCACTGCCGTAAATGTGGCCGGGTCGTGTGTGCGTCATGTTCCCCCCACCGGATTACTATTCCCCGACAGTTCATCGTGCGCGACCCCAATCGTTCTCATGCATCCTCCTCTCTGATCCCCCCGCGCGCGGCTCCCGTCATTGATTTGGAAGGTGATGACGCCGCCACCTCCCCAACTGCCCTCAACCCGGCCCTggggggcggggaggaggtgcgGCTGTGTAACCCCTGCGTCCCAGATCCCAACCCAGACCCGCCTCGTGGGTTTGCGACGGTTCGGAGCCGCGGGGGAGCAGAATCACGTTCGGGCATAGGGCAGGGGGCTTACCCTACTTCATTCAGTCAATCTGGACATCGATCTTATCATTCCGTGTCATCGCCCGCTAATCAAAACCCCCACAGTGGAGGCCTG cagcagccaggtACATTTCCCTCACGACCAGGACGACGGACTGTAGGCTCAAGCGATTATACCACGTTTGGTGGATTGGGCGGTGCCTTTGCTCCACGGCTGCAGGAACGGCCCAGGCCCATTGATTACGGATCATTGTCTAGTTCCCgcttccatcccatctccatGGGTTCCAGTGCCTCCTCTCGACCGCTGCCGTATCCGGGTGCGGGGAGTGCCAGTTCATTGCCCGTGTCGTCGACAGCCCGATCTTCGTCTCTCGGGGTAGCGCCGTGGCGGCGGCCTCACGTCGAAGAGCGCGATCTCTGTCCGATCTGTGACCAAGAGCTTCCACCTTTGGGTAACAACGGGGACGAGACTAGTCGGGAGGCGCATATCCGTGACTGTATTGAAAGCCATGGTCGACAGGGTCGCATGTCCCCGCAGAACGGTAGCCCAGCGGCGTCCTCACCCGTTCCCGTTCGTCTGGTTGTATTCAAGGCGACGGAGAAGGACTGCGTGGGACAGGATGGAGGGTTACAGGAGTGTACCATTTGTATGGAAGAATACGAGGTTGGGCAGTCGCTGGTGCGGCTGGAGTGTCTGTGCAAATTCCACAAGCGATGCATCATTGAATGGTTTGAGCGGAAGAAGGAGTGCCCGGTGCATAAAGTCTCCTGA
- a CDS encoding uncharacterized protein (COG:S;~EggNog:ENOG410PJ7R;~InterPro:IPR032800,IPR010308,IPR040241;~PFAM:PF06011,PF14558;~TransMembrane:10 (o46-63i253-274o387-408i434-457o463-484i496-513o519-538i543-562o574-594i606-628o)), protein MSVRCDARWHHDAGSAVGTRRQGIQGFGFVQNQQTTRRWRWRRDRSWVSGISLMLVVLLISWIPPASAVLLDFENCLEPAVIQSEPQQLQFVPFDVSVVFKQHDSLHPLNISVYGNVSGTANGETYPSPDDPQWSNPNDTVGKIVDLDTANNKYSTLLSSIDVLSFSPYNEPSRFCDSVFQGSCPLGPVFYVNSSDLSALRAFSIEHDMLSSYYFSTLSSRLVIKSGDAAATKLGCISVAITPDLGSSLKSTLAYIPLVILVLVGIATVTAAIYSPWGTTDPFHWTSNYGRDEDVLRLVTPGFGDCLQYIQFAVLTGSLTLNYPGFYQPVISRVAWSVLMFNQSFLDPGNEQNPVKDGVYAVNATYGLDRLDQYVGMPAARDIWPGMMVWLLVILVVVTLLIQVVFGLRSISRKIANNPEEDLRSKNMPFTVGNIVRVVFNFLLLPILSISFFQLVIASESPAYSVALAVVVIVILAAFSLWTVRLIANTRPKSYLFDDLSTVLLYGPLYNTFCDDAAAFALVPIFLTFVRGIAIGALQPSGIAQIVLLAICEVVSILTLIAFKPFPSPTSMNLYHACFSIVRFLTILLSVVFVPSLNISQAARGWIGYIILFLHALVMVFGFFLNALQTLIEVIARLAGAGGYEGGVTRGGLVKVFGMRQLSRRVPRQSVATRQSMGSEAAMLAHTDDRLSSQFDGSRPRSLSGSSAMLLNRAGASEGRASAIFDSGSAHGGNHSRANSSGFFTPSTPGGFAAGYQTPGSNSPKSGPVFAMHPHDPYYRPPRPRKKVVDMGAAGEKGRASRHTHRSSSYGEIDDDIIEGPSVSGRGTPTPAYIPAPKDDLDLDDPRQSRKDYAVREVDFYYRVRGPPLSQSGTRKLKTGPADPTGPVSSATGFFRSLFRGKTKEKGKGFEVVRSSRAPPPGLFPESEEFHDQHEPYRDEPDEQAAAEQNREASEANAQYRDSDGEGNNERSTETQTVLPKVETGGDIELPSRAGSQRSSQSPSRPGAGRQGSIRSLAPEELDLTQNPLSVVTDTAALQSMESGHGAPSVHNPGQLHPSASVTGRLPFTATSSPSRDRNFSIASTTASTTSSRRVNDGSTRVERPSSMGYVAQYRTQDNIHEASPDEPSFAGSAAELVDEAHHDDEAH, encoded by the exons ATGTCTGTACGTTGCGACGCGAGATGGCACCATGATGCAGGTTCAGCTGTCGGGACCAGAAGACAGGGTATCCAAGGTTTCGGGTTCGTGCAGAATCAGCAAACGACgcgacgatggcgatggcgcaGAGATCGATCATGGGTCAGTGGTATTAGCTTGATGCTGGTTGTGTTGTTGATATCTTGGATACCTCCTGCCTCTGCGGTGTTACTGGACTTCGAGAACTGTCTGGAACCCGCTGTGATTCAATCGGAACCACAACAGCTGCAATTCGTCCCATTCGATGTCTCCGTTGTCTTCAAACAGCACGACTCCCTTCACCCTCTGAACATATCAGTCTATGGCAACGTCTCGGGAACTGCGAACGGGGAGACTTATCCATCGCCGGATGACCCCCAGTGGTCGAACCCGAATGACACTGTCGGAAAGATCGTGGATCTGGATACTGCCAACAACAAATACTCCACCCTTCTGTCGTCAATTGACGTTCTGAGCTTTTCTCCTTACAATGAACCGTCGAGATTCTGCGACTCGGTCTTCCAGGGGTCTTGCCCCCTGGGCCCCGTTTTCTATGTCAACTC GTCGGACTTGTCCGCTTTGCGCGCCTTCTCGATTGAACACGACATGCTTTCCTCATACTACTTTTCGACCTTGTCGTCCAGACTCGTGATCAAGTCTGGCGACGCTGCTGCCACGAAGCTCGGTTGTATATCCGTCGCAATAACCCCCGATCTTGGGTCGTCTCTGAAAAGCACCTTGGCTTATATTCCCCTCGTTATTCTTGTCCTGGTCGGAATCGCCACGGTAACAGCAGCGATCTATAGCCCATGGGGTACTACGGACCCCTTCCACTGGACTAGTAATTATGGTCGTGACGAAGATGTGCTCCGATTAGTAACGCCTGGATTTGGAGACTGCCTACAGTACATCCAGTTTGCAGTGTTGACCGGCTCTCTAACCCTGAATTACCCTGGTTTCTATCAGCCTGTGATAAGCCGGGTTGCTTGGTCCGTACTCATGTTCAATCAGAGTTTCCTGGATCCCGGAAACGAGCAAAACCCCGTCAAGGACGGTGTGTATGCCGTCAACGCTACCTACGGATTGGACAGACTGGATCAATATGTCGGCATGCCTGCAGCGCGTGATATTTGGCCGGGAATGATGGTTTGGCTACTGGTAATTCTAGTCGTCGTCACGCTATTAATCCAGGTGGTTTTTGGCTTGCGTTCAATCTCCCGCAAGATCGCCAATAATCCAGAGGAGGACCTTCGATCTAAAAACATGCCTTTCACCGTTGGGAACATTGTCCGCGTCGTCTTCAATTTTCTACTGCTCCCGATCCTATCAATATCCTTTTTCCAGTTGGTGATTGCCAGCGAATCCCCGGCATATTCTGTCGCACTCGCAGTTGTGGTCATAGTGATCCTGGCAGCCTTCTCTCTTTGGACAGTGCGGCTCATTGCGAACACTCGGCCCAAGTCCTATCTTTTCGACGATCTTTCGACCGTACTACTCTACGGCCCGCTTTACAACACTTTCTGTGACGATGCAGCTGCCTTCGCTTTGGTGCCAATATTTCTTACGTTCGTTCGTGGTATTGCAATTGGGGCGCTGCAGCCCTCCGGCATTGCCCAGATCGTACTACTGGCTATCTGCGAGGTGGTGTCGATTTTGACACTGATAGCTTTCAAACCGTTCCCGTCGCCAACGTCGATGAACCTCTACCATGCATGCTTTTCCATCGTTCGCTTCCTGACGATCTTGCTCAGCGTCGTTTTTGTTCCTTCGTTGAACATCTCACAGGCCGCTCGAGGATGGATTGGCTATATCATTCTGTTCCTTCATGCGCTTGTCATGGTATTCGGATTCTTTTTGAACGCTTTGCAGACCCTTATCGAAGTCATTGCACGACTCGCCGGTGCGGGTGGTTACGAAGGAGGTGTTACCCGCGGTGGCCTGGTTAAGGTATTCGGTATGCGGCAACTGTCACGGCGTGTGCCTAGACAAAGCGTCGCCACTCGTCAAAGCATGGGATCTGAAGCTGCCATGCTAGCGCACACCGATGACAGGCTGTCATCCCAGTTTGACGGATCGAGACCTCGTAGTCTTTCCGGAAGCTCAGCCATGCTTTTGAACCGTGCTGGTGCAAGTGAAGGGCGGGCTAGTGCAATTTTTGATTCCGGCAGCGCGCATGGCGGAAACCACAGTCGGGCTAACAGTAGCGGCTTCTTTACGCCCTCAACACCCGGTGGCTTTGCTGCTGGGTATCAAACCCCAGGAAGTAACTCCCCGAAGAGCGGTCCCGTCTTTGCGATGCATCCGCATGACCCTTACTATCGGCCTCCGCGGCCTCGCAAGAAGGTCGTGGATATGGGAGCTGCCGGAGAGAAGGGCAGAGCATCGCGGCACACGCACAGATCTTCAAGTTACGGGGAGATCGATGATGACATTATCGAAGGGCCGTCGGTCTCAGGGAGGGGCACGCCTACTCCCGCGTATATTCCGGCGCCAAAAGATGACCTTGACCTTGATGATCCCCGGCAGTCACGCAAGGACTACGCGGTCCGTGAAGTTGACTTCTACTACCGAGTCCGGGGCCCGCCATTATCCCAATCGGGCACTCGCAAGTTGAAGACTGGTCCAGCTGATCCCACCGGACCGGTTTCTTCTGCTACCGGCTTCTTTCGTAGTCTGTTCCGTGGAAAAAccaaggagaaaggaaaaggctTCGAGGTCgtgcgcagcagcagagcaccACCACCTGGTCTCTTCCCCGAAAGTGAAGAGTTCCATGACCAACATGAACCCTATCGGGACGAACCTGACGAGCAGGCTGCCGCAGAGCAGAACCGTGAGGCCTCGGAGGCTAATGCACAATACCGTGATTCGGACGGTGAAGGAAACAACGAGCGGTCTACGGAGACGCAGACTGTTCTGCCCAAGGTAGAAACGGGCGGCGACATTGAACTTCCGAGTCGCGCGGGTTCTCAGCGTAGCTCCCAGTCTCCGTCTCGACCGGGTGCCGGACGCCAGGGCTCTATACGTTCTCTGGCTCCGGAAGAGCTGGATTTGACGCAAAACCCTCTCTCTGTGGTGACAGATACCGCCGCCCTGCAATCAATGGAATCCGGTCACGGAGCACCATCTGTTCATAATCCGGGGCAACTCCATCCGTCGGCCTCAGTCACGGGTCGGTTACCATTCACTGCTACCAGCTCGCCCTCCCGAGATCGCAATTTTTCCATTGCTTCCACAACCGCATCCACCACATCAAGTCGTCGGGTAAACGATGGAAGCACACGTGTTGAGCGTCCATCCAGTATGGGTTACGTCGCACAGTACCGCACTCAGGATAATATCCACGAAGCCAGTCCGGATGAACCATCGTTTGCGGGCAGCGCCGCCGaactggtggatgaagcGCATCACGACGACGAGGCACACTGA
- a CDS encoding uncharacterized protein (COG:S;~EggNog:ENOG410PFEQ), with protein MSTSTEDPFAFIANEQKPAPAKKPHWRDKLFSKDKRAKGSTDQQIEAFLAPTRSKSVSYGASQTTPPRLDATQKWPSAHDVLNAASLNPALHDAPPPVDFTKPPFKSRRKGLTVKFSAHTPEVIGEGGDETDKPTIEISLCRNNQNSYSPSMVDDLGDRQPKLPQLRLDTSFGDLGAPAPQQRDAQKGTRIEDWKPLLLQNPQDADFLMTLNLGERGSRLSFRASPESHSFAQRIRDKMQAEEGRALQHRMPDPPSPADEAGVQSPAEAVPDSPSSTYETPPLSETEPSPPENPFREPQVPPHIDRSPVDRSPETPVLPSILSPGGSTQSLSPPKRQIIPKMAEQPDAPSPPASRDNRDTSRNPQAPKFTLRSVANQLGDTAFIDLKAYMAQFKGLIQASAEEARPIQDTSLSEWVRTEVWWFLRGKKRLEVYARSRPSSSGTRSPLLSSTESAKQAIVDLAKALWINEYVVPQHDEVTRYGARSIDAVIAVANMTGNAQLADLLNLHQAIMNHSRSLAMSIKRNNILVAIASQGDSAIPVDTSVWMRYPSFALDVAAVLSGTVTSSLLADTAGKGPSFVQTMPLSDTSRYFSYGTMFVNVLVSSNEDDMPKLSMPCALSIIRDRADWYVFAAITSQNELVNVMIQSDKKKGPTWDSVDWLVRSHSIRVKLPRGFVLEVAFQEDDFKNIWKIVQYTRKTEASLQAESGETVIFENTLKSFQYMDPGTPKAFPADPIERCRLRLFEKTITLTEGTGSRIVHQGFRLAVLTSPKVKTLSSVRHTIGSGAPVVFGLLRGEDGAPALLLKVKEEGRTRSMVMTFYESEDRTNMHTLLLGIQPKGNEVKSPEIPIRAYTVQQPADRNTGQPAKDHLQFPAGTVSIIDREHTHVEHGYGPTVLSENLRAFIATEWGSVTDRINLGPGELKLGLDVNNRTGLSLYRPGQKDWTVSVAENLVLPEMPDKITDFLKIATAKPMIRRFDFASVQDLHMFERAVTGYQVLFDSVATSFAISRRRMVVPITKKWESSLARIQVIKRDRIVQLVVFFSDFHHGKCMNFVLKGTDTLESFGKAGKFGVRIVDAKFALPKTEDDPASDFVSLDSPDYPMEHDDISIAFDSEADRTNFHAAVPGSVREPSRMSSLRR; from the exons ATGTCTACATCCACCGAGGATCCCTTTGCCTTCATCGCGAACGAACAGAAGCCCGCGCCGGCCAAGAAGCCGCATTGGAGAGATAAACTGTTCTCAAAGGACAAGCGGGCCAAGGGCTCTACGGATCAGCAGATAGAGGCTTTCCTCGCACCTACTCGCTCGAAATCCGTATCCTACGGAGCGAGTCAGACTACGCCTCCGCGATTGGATGCCACCCAAAAATGGCCGTCTGCCCACGATGTCCTCAATGCGGCTTCGTTGAACCCAGCCCTTCATGATGCTCCCCCGCCCGTGGACTTTACGAAACCACCCTTCAAGAGTCGTCGGAAGGGGTTGACGGTCAAGTTCAGTGCCCATACTCCAGAAGTGATAGGAGAAGGGGGTGATGAGACTGACAAGCCGACAATTGAGATCTCCTTATGTCGTAATAACCAGAATAGCTACAGTCCCAGTATGGTGGATGACTTGGGTGACCGCCAGCCAAAGCTTCCACAACTTCGCCTGGACACTTCGTTTGGTGACTTGGGCGCCCCGGCGCCGCAGCAGAGAGATGCGCAGAAGGGGACACGTATAGAGGATTGGAAGCCGCTGTTGCTACAGAACCCTCAGGACGCTGATTTCCTGATGACATTGAACCTGGGAGAAAGAGGTTCCCGCTTATCATTCCGTGCTTCACCTGAGTCCCATTCGTTTGCCCAACGGATACGAGACAAGATGCAAGCTGAGGAGGGACGTGCTTTGCAGCACCGAATGCCAGATCCACCCTCCCCTGCAGATGAAGCAGGGGTACAAAGTCCGGCAGAGGCCGTACCTGACAGCCCTAGTTCAACCTATGAGACGCCTCCCCTTTCGGAGACAGAGCCCAGCCCGCCAGAGAACCCGTTTCGAGAACCCCAAGTCCCTCCTCACATCGATCGTAGTCCAGTTGATCGCAGCCCTGAAACCCCGGTCCTTCCTTCGATCCTCTCTCCTGGCGGAAGTACCCAAAGCCTTTCTCCTCCAAAGCGGCAAATCATACCCAAGATGGCGGAACAACCTGAcgccccctctcctccagccAGCAGGGATAACCGCGATACTTCCCGGAATCCTCAGGCTCCCAAGTTTACATTGCGGTCTGTTGCTAACCAACTGGGTGACACGGCTTTCATTGATCTGAAAGCGTACATGGCGCAGTTTAAAGGCTTGATCCAAGCCTCTGCGGAGGAAGCCAGGCCCATACAGGACACCTCTCTGTCCGAATGGGTGAGAACTGAAGTGTGGTGGTTTCTGCGGGGAAAGAAACGGCTTGAAGTTTATGCACGGTCACGCCCCTCCAGCTCTGGCACACGATCACCCCTTCTCAGCTCTACAGAAAGCGCGAAGCAAGCCATCGTGGATCTTGCTAAGGCTTTATGGATCAATGAATATGTTGTCCCACAACATGATGAGGTGACCCGCTATGGCGCAAGGAGTATTGATGCTGTGATTGCGGTAGCCAACATGACCGGGAACGCACAATTAGCGGATCTCCTTAACCTACACCAGGCGATTATGAACCATTCTCGCTCATTAGCCATGTCCATCAAGCGGAACAACATCCTTGTGGCTATTGCATCCCAGGGTGATTCCGCCATACCAGTTGACACTAGTGTTTGGATGCGGTATCCATCTTTCGCTCTGGACGTGGCTGCGGTCCTCTCGGGTACCGTAACAAGCTCGCTACTGGCGGACACGGCAGGAAAGGGGCCTTCCTTTGTGCAAACAATGCCACTCAGTGATACTAGTCGCTATTTTAGCTACGGGACCATGTTTGTGAATGTTCTCGTCAGCTCCAATGAAGATGACATGCCGAAACTGTCTATGCCATGCGCATTGTCCATAATACGTGATCGTGCTGACTGGTATGTCTTCGCCGCGATAACCAGCCAGAATGAACTTGTCAATGTTATGATCCAGTCGGACAAGAAAAAGGGCCCTACATGGGACAGCGTGGACTGGCTAGTCCGGTCACATTCGATAAGGGTGAAGCTGCCGCGTGGATTTGTGTTGGAGGTCGCGTTCCAGGAGGATGACTTCAAGAATATCTGGAAAATTGTCCAGTACACCCGCAAGACCGAAGCCAGCCTGCAGGCTGAGTCGGGTGAAACAGTAATTTTCGAAAATACTCTCAAGTCATTCCAGTATATGGACCCTGGAACGCCCAAAGCCTTCCCAGCCGATCCCATTGAGCGGTGTCGGCTTCGACTCTTCGAAAAGACCATCACTCTGACTGAGGGCACTGGCAGTAGAATTGTGCATCAAGGGTTTCGTCTTGCGGTACTCACAAGCCCAAAGGTCAAGACTCTTAGCAGTGTGCGTCATACCATTGGGTCCGGCGCACCAGTTGTTTTCGGTCTGCTCCgaggtgaggatggagcACCAGCCCTTCTActcaaggtcaaggaggaaggaaggaccCGGTCTATGGTGATGACGTTCTATGAATCGGAGGATCGCACAAACATGCATACCTTGCTTCTGGGTATTCAGCCTAAGGGAAACGAGGTTAAGTCACCTGAGATCCCAATCCGTGCATACACCGTCCAACAGCCTGCCGATCGTAACACAGGGCAGCCAGCAAAGGATCATCTCCAATTTCCTGCCGGTACAGTCTCGATCATTGACCGTGAGCACACACATGTTGAGCATGGGTACGGTCCGACGGTGCTATCCGAGAATCTACGTGCTTTCATTGCAACCGAATGGGGATCTGTCACGGATCGGATCAATCTCG GGCCCGGTGAGCTGAAACTGGGACTTGATGTCAACAATCGGACGGGGCTTAGCCTGTACCGACCTGGGCAGAAGGACTGGACTGTGTCCGTTGCTGAGAATCTAGTACTACCAGAGATGCCAGATAAGATAACAGATTTCTTGAAAATCGCCACGGCTAAACCAATGATCCGACGATTCGACTTTGCATCTGTACAAG ATCTTCATATGTTCGAACGAGCTGTAACGGGCTACCAGGTGCTTTTTGACAG TGTGGCTACCTCGTTCGCCATCTCACGACGCCGGATGGTTGTCCCGATCACTAAGAAGTGGGAATCCAGCCTAGCTCGAATCCAAGTGATTAAGCGCGACAGAATTGTGCAGCTGGTAGTCTTCTTCAGTGACTTCCATCATGGAAAATGCATGAACTTCGTTCTCAAAGGCACCGACACCCTGGAAAGCTTCGGGAAAGCTGGCAAGTTTGGGGTTCGGATTGTGGATGCCAAATTTGCTCTGCCGAAGACTGAAGATGACCCGGCATCGGACTTTGTATCTCTGGACTCTCCGGATTACCCAATGGAGCACGACGACATTTCAATTGCCTTTGACTCTGAAGCAG ATCGGACGAATTTCCATGCGGCTGTGCCCGGATCAGTCCGTGAGCCGTCGAGGATGAGCTCTCTGCGTCGTTAG
- a CDS encoding cystathionine gamma-synthase (COG:E;~EggNog:ENOG410PFYU;~InterPro:IPR000277,IPR015424,IPR015421,IPR015422;~PFAM:PF01053;~go_function: GO:0003824 - catalytic activity [Evidence IEA];~go_function: GO:0030170 - pyridoxal phosphate binding [Evidence IEA];~go_process: GO:0019346 - transsulfuration [Evidence IEA]) has product MAPANREMGASTRALHVDDALNVVTDVAPPIHVATTFRYSDNPNELVPWADRSGDQKDNTAHVYSRLTAPNYTRFEAILSSLLNGKAISYSSGLSALHAALVLLKPRRIAIGNGYHGCHGVISLFSRLTGLQKLDLDCPAEQLEAGDVIHLETPVNPEGIAFNIEAYAQKAHSRGAYLIVDGTFAPPFLQDPFEWGADLVLHSGSKYFGGHSDVLCGVLATQREDWAKQLLEDRIFLGSVMGNMESWLGVRSLRTLEVRVQRQSQNANNLVSWLNDALRAPSPAPDSDEAVVQRALEQVFHASLQKEDESWLLKQMPNGFGPVFSITMKTEDFARKLPSKLAFFQHATSLGGVETLIEWRTMSDATVDRRLLRISVGLENWEDLRQDLVTAFKELVEGK; this is encoded by the exons atggctcCCGCTAATCGAGAAATGGGCGCCTCCACGCGCGCTCTTCATGTCGACGATGCCCTGAATGTCGTCACGGATGTGGCTCCGCCAATTCACGTGGCCACTACTTTCCGCTACTCTGACAACCCCAATGAATTAGTGCCCTGGGCCGACCGCAGTGGG GATCAGAAGGACAACACAGCTCACGTCTATTCTCGGTTGACCGCCCCTAATTATACTCGATTTGAAGCTATCTTGTCTTCACTCCTCAATGGAAAGGCCATTAGCTACTCCTCGGGGTTGTCAGCTTTGCACGCGGCGCTAGTCCTGCTCAAACCCCGCCGGATTGCCATTGGGAACGGTTATCACGGATGCCATGGCGTGATTTCTCTGTTCAGTCGCCTCACTGGACTTCAGAAGCTAGACCTGGATTGTCCTGCCGAGCAATTGGAGGCTGGCGACGTGATTCATCTGGAAACTCCGGTCAATCCCGAGGGAATCGCCTTCAATATCGAAGCGTATGCTCAAAAGGCTCATTCTCGTGGCGCGTACCTCATTGTTGATGGCACATTCGCCCCGCCCTTCCTCCAAGACCCTTTCGAATGGGGTGCCGATTTGGTGTTGCACTCGGGGTCGAAGTATTTTGGCGGACACAGCGATGTTCTTTGCGGAGTTCTTGCTACACAGCGTGAGGATTGGGCGAAACAGCTGCTTGAGGACCGGATCTTCTTGGGCAGTGTGATGGGAAATATGGAGAGCTGGTTAGGCGTTCGCAGCTTGCGGACTCTGGAAGTCCGAGTGCAGCGCCAGAGCCAGAACGCAAACAACCTTGTATCCTGGCTGAACGATGCACTGCGTGCGCCCAGCCCCGCTCCGGATAGCGACGAAGCTGTGGTTCAGCGTGCCCTCGAACAGGTGTTCCACGCCAGCTTGCAGAAGGAGGACGAGTCTTGGCTGTTGAAGCAGATGCCCAATGGGTTCGGACCGGTCTTCTCGATCACCATGAAGACGGAGGATTTTGCCCGGAAGCTCCCGAGCAAGCTGGCATTCTTCCAGCATGCCACCAGTCTTGGAGGAGTGGAAACGTTGATCGAATGGCGGACAATGTCGGACGCGACTGTGGATCGCCGGTTGCTGCGCATCAGTGTCGGATTGGAGAACTGGGAAGATCTCCGGCAGGATCTGGTGACCGCGTTCAAGGAATTAGTCGAGGGTAAATAA
- a CDS encoding MoaD/ThiS family protein (COG:O;~EggNog:ENOG410PRYF;~InterPro:IPR012675,IPR016155,IPR028887,IPR003749;~PFAM:PF02597;~go_component: GO:0005829 - cytosol [Evidence IEA];~go_process: GO:0006777 - Mo-molybdopterin cofactor biosynthetic process [Evidence IEA]) — translation MSSKENTTFQIHYFASASTYTGKQTERLPAPLPLPRLFDTLESMYPGIKEKVLSSCGVSLGDEYVDVEADGEGDGEVVVIKPGDEVAVIPPVSSG, via the coding sequence ATGTCCTCGAAAGAGAATACAACATTCCAAATCCACTACTTCGCCTCCGCATCCACCTACACAGGCAAACAAACCGAACGTCTCCCCGCCCCCTTACCGCTGCCGAGACTCTTCGATACCCTTGAGTCCATGTACCCGGGGATCAAAGAGAAGGTGTTGAGTAGTTGTGGGGTGAGTTTGGGGGATGAGtatgtggatgttgaggctgatggggagggggatggggaggtggtggttattAAGCCTGGGGATGAGGTTGCGGTGATTCCGCCGGTTAGTTCGGGGTGA